The following are from one region of the Paenibacillus bovis genome:
- a CDS encoding glycosyltransferase family 4 protein, with protein MRLLQALFFPPEQPGGVSSMIPYLQERFSSARWEMEIFSLPKRIRNKGKDDVVFETFDWTLYGASPVVQKYIQTYRDYRWWARLRLTKPYDLIHSHHPLVGLVMREVFPETPIVQTVHSSYERELLLNGKIAEGSMEQQFLTSLYRELEHRTDRLMTVSHSFRTYMSAYVDQPERIEVLPNGFDEKRFKPVPHENEVPQLMTVCRLVPAKGLDTLLKACAILKQRGHNYVLHIIGDGPSRTELEQMAQQLGIYEDTIFYGYTLHPEEFMPFFDIFVLPSRAEAFGSVFAEAALCWLALVGTDVGGIAEQIEDGVNGLLVPPDQEQLLADALEKVINDPSYRYELARTGWEKAKNQYSLTHVVNELKRLYLEYLTENPFHSVSDLTMQPSDSD; from the coding sequence TTGAGATTGCTGCAGGCCCTGTTTTTTCCTCCTGAACAACCGGGAGGCGTCTCATCCATGATCCCCTATCTGCAGGAGCGTTTTAGCTCTGCGCGCTGGGAGATGGAGATTTTCTCTTTACCCAAGCGGATACGCAACAAAGGCAAGGATGACGTCGTTTTTGAGACGTTTGACTGGACACTGTACGGTGCAAGCCCTGTAGTCCAGAAATATATCCAGACTTACCGTGATTATCGCTGGTGGGCGCGTCTGCGACTGACCAAGCCCTATGATCTGATTCATTCCCATCATCCGCTGGTTGGACTGGTTATGCGGGAAGTATTCCCGGAGACACCGATTGTACAGACGGTACACTCCAGTTATGAACGCGAGCTGTTGTTAAACGGCAAGATTGCCGAAGGCAGTATGGAGCAGCAATTTCTGACTTCATTGTATCGGGAGCTGGAGCACCGGACAGATCGTCTGATGACCGTATCACATTCGTTTCGTACCTACATGTCTGCCTATGTAGACCAACCCGAGCGGATTGAGGTGCTGCCGAACGGATTCGATGAAAAACGCTTTAAGCCTGTGCCGCACGAAAATGAAGTGCCGCAGTTGATGACCGTCTGTCGTCTCGTGCCTGCCAAAGGACTGGATACCCTGCTCAAAGCCTGTGCGATTCTCAAGCAGCGTGGTCATAATTATGTACTTCATATTATCGGAGACGGACCAAGTCGTACCGAGCTGGAGCAGATGGCCCAGCAGCTGGGTATTTACGAAGATACCATTTTCTACGGATATACCCTGCATCCTGAGGAATTTATGCCGTTTTTCGATATTTTCGTACTACCTTCCCGCGCGGAAGCGTTTGGTTCCGTATTTGCCGAAGCTGCGCTCTGCTGGCTGGCACTGGTCGGAACGGATGTAGGCGGCATTGCCGAACAGATCGAAGATGGGGTTAATGGCCTGCTGGTACCACCTGATCAAGAACAGCTGTTGGCTGATGCGCTGGAGAAAGTGATCAATGATCCTTCGTATCGTTACGAGCTGGCCCGTACGGGCTGGGAAAAAGCCAAAAACCAGTATTCCCTTACCCATGTGGTCAATGAACTCAAAAGGCTGTATCTGGAGTATCTGACAGAGAATCCGTTTCATTCGGTATCGGATCTGACCATGCAGCCGTCGGATAGCGATTGA